In the Bicyclus anynana chromosome 6, ilBicAnyn1.1, whole genome shotgun sequence genome, one interval contains:
- the LOC112051476 gene encoding TIP41-like protein, with amino-acid sequence MFLAEGSRIDSGRYTTNSNSIEFGPWHISYDISCILPSVCSTKVVCERDDDQFCQFCLYCKELSIPHFPDMVFPKNVLRLDHTGGAKIQFNPLDALRRVACRLDPIEVSCAEAWLESRPDAEKAKKPFDWTFSTDYKGTLSDNITVERTNESIDFEILKRKDQILFYHDLTLFEDELHDHGVSKLSVKIRVMPTYWYVLQRYFLRVDDVLVRSHETRLFHMLNTDYVLREYSTKEAKAQDINIPTSEMKDGDDVVPLLPVKEKNTEKLFINTQIN; translated from the exons atgtttttagCTGAG GGTAGTCGAATTGATTCAGGCCGGTATACTACAAATTCAAATTCCATAGAATTTGGACCATGGCACATTTCATATGACATAAGCTGTATATTGCCCAGTGTTTGTTCCACAAAAGTTGTGTGTGAACGTGATGACGACCAGTTTTGTCAGTTTTGTCT ATACTGTAAAGAATTAAGTATACCACACTTCCCTGATATGGTGTTTCCTAAGAATGTTCTGAGATTGGACCACACAGGTGGTGCCAAAATACAGTTTAATCCTTTGGATGCTTTGCGTAGAGTGGCATGCAGGTTAGATCCAATAGAAGTCTCTTGCGCTGAAGCCTGGCTGGAGTCACG gcCTGATGCAGAGAAAGCTAAGAAACCATTTGACTGGACTTTCTCAACAGATTACAAAGGCACACTGTCTGATAACATCACAGTAGAGAGAACAAACGAGAGTATAGACTTTGAAATACTTAAACGTAAAGATCAAATATTGTTCTACCATGACCTTACACTGTTTGAAGATGAACTACATGACCATGGTGTGTCCAAGTTATCTGTTAAAatt CGAGTTATGCCAACATACTGGTATGTGTTGCAAAGATACTTTCTCAGAGTGGACGATGTTCTTGTGCGTTCGCATGAAACCAGGCTGTTTCACATGCTGAACACAGACTATGTCCTGAGAGAGTACTCTACCAAAGAAGCTAAGGCCCAAGatattaat aTCCCCACATCTGAAATGAAAGACGGCGATGACGTGGTGCCTTTATTGcctgtgaaagaaaaaaatacagaaaagctatttataaatacacaaataaattgA